The following proteins are co-located in the Cupriavidus pauculus genome:
- the hemE gene encoding uroporphyrinogen decarboxylase: protein MTVLQNDTFLRALRRQPTEYTPLWLMRQAGRYLPEYNATRARAGSFLGLAKNPAYATEVTLQPLDRYPLDAAILFSDILTVPDAMGLGLSFAQGEGPRFAHPLRTEGDVAKLAVPDMSSLQYVFDAVSEIRRALVQDGKQRVPLIGFSGSPWTLACYMVEGGGSDDFRTVKAMMYGRPDLMHRILDINAQAVSAYLNAQIEAGAQAVMVFDTWGGALADGMYQTFSLAYMRRVLQGLKREHDGQQIPVIVFTKGGGIWLEQITAIEPDAIGLDWTVNLTQARRRTEGKVALQGNIDPTVLFAPEAAIREQVRGVLDSYAAAGGSDGHIFNLGHGISQFTPPENVSVLVDEVHNHSRRLRGMAA, encoded by the coding sequence ATGACCGTACTGCAGAACGACACCTTCCTGCGCGCGCTGCGCCGGCAACCGACCGAATACACGCCGCTGTGGCTGATGCGCCAGGCGGGCCGTTACCTGCCCGAGTACAACGCCACGCGCGCCCGCGCCGGCAGCTTCCTGGGCCTGGCCAAGAACCCGGCGTACGCCACGGAAGTCACGCTGCAGCCGCTGGACCGCTATCCGCTCGACGCGGCGATCCTGTTCTCGGACATCCTCACGGTGCCGGACGCCATGGGCCTGGGGCTGTCGTTCGCGCAGGGCGAGGGCCCGCGCTTTGCCCATCCGCTGCGCACCGAGGGCGACGTGGCCAAACTGGCGGTGCCCGACATGTCGTCGTTGCAGTACGTATTCGACGCGGTCAGCGAAATCCGCCGTGCGCTGGTGCAGGACGGCAAGCAGCGCGTGCCACTGATCGGCTTCTCGGGCAGCCCGTGGACGCTGGCCTGCTACATGGTCGAAGGCGGCGGCTCGGACGACTTCCGCACGGTCAAGGCCATGATGTACGGCCGCCCGGACCTGATGCACCGCATCCTCGACATCAACGCCCAGGCCGTGTCGGCCTACCTGAATGCCCAGATCGAAGCGGGCGCGCAGGCCGTGATGGTGTTCGACACCTGGGGCGGCGCGCTGGCCGACGGCATGTACCAGACGTTCTCGCTGGCCTACATGCGGCGCGTGCTGCAGGGCCTGAAGCGCGAGCATGACGGCCAGCAGATCCCGGTCATCGTCTTCACCAAGGGCGGCGGCATCTGGCTCGAACAGATCACCGCGATTGAACCGGACGCCATCGGCCTCGACTGGACCGTCAACCTGACCCAGGCGCGCCGCCGCACCGAGGGCAAGGTGGCGCTCCAGGGCAATATCGATCCGACGGTACTGTTCGCCCCCGAAGCCGCCATCCGCGAACAAGTGCGCGGCGTGCTGGACAGCTACGCCGCCGCCGGGGGCAGTGACGGTCACATCTTCAACCTGGGCCACGGTATCTCGCAGTTCACGCCGCCGGAAAACGTGTCGGTCCTGGTGGACGAAGTCCACAATCACAGCCGCCGGCTGCGCGGCATGGCCGCCTGA
- a CDS encoding primosomal protein N' encodes MSAGPADAATVANTLQTTNGPTTDLAPDQRPAIVRVALDTPADDCFDYLAGDLDIQPGELVVVPFGKRQAVGVAVALADHSDVPADKIRPIASRIGWMPPLSTGWMALARFAARYYHRRLGEVMLPSLPPSLREAEHWDRLGQRARTTQYQVHADQAQALVESVPARARSVRALADALSATAGTQDWVRLADARALCTAAPQRLEEWLAAGWIVCRHADRPLLEPDASRAPSPSPALHAEQQQAVDAIGAAAGYTAFLLHGVTGSGKTEVYLHAIAARLAADPAAQVLMLVPEINLTPQLQARIAERFPHMPLAVLHSGLAGQERSLQWLAAHRGEARIVLGTRMAVMASMPHLALIVVDEEHDTSYKQQEGLRYSARDLAVWRANQLGIPVVLGSATPSMETWQRAEQGAYRKLVLRERAQADAALPVVRLIDLNHERQRQRPLFEGLSVPLLDAIQQRLDRGQQSLLFLNRRGYAPVLACDSCGWLSGCPRCSAYLVLHRPERRLRCHHCGLESPVPHHCPDCGNVDIAPLGRGTQRIEEALSTRFPQARIARIDADSTRRKGSAQAMFDDVHAGEVDILVGTQMVAKGHDFQRVTLVGIVHPDAAMFSHDFRAAEHLFASLMQVSGRAGRAGLGGEVMIQTRYPDAPALQALARHDYDGFAASQLRERRQAGLPPFAYQVLVTAEHGQLERALDFLKAAREHAESCPMALEVQLHDPVPMSMVRLFNKERAQMLVEAASRPVLQRFVSEWVPTFDDVATRVKGVRWQLEIDPLRI; translated from the coding sequence ATGAGCGCGGGTCCGGCGGACGCCGCCACTGTGGCGAATACCTTACAGACAACGAACGGCCCGACGACCGACCTTGCGCCCGATCAGCGCCCGGCTATCGTTCGTGTCGCGCTCGATACCCCGGCCGACGATTGCTTCGATTACCTGGCTGGCGATCTCGACATCCAGCCCGGCGAACTGGTGGTCGTGCCGTTCGGCAAGCGGCAGGCGGTCGGGGTAGCGGTGGCGCTGGCCGACCACTCCGATGTCCCCGCGGACAAGATTCGTCCTATCGCATCCCGAATCGGCTGGATGCCGCCGCTCAGCACGGGATGGATGGCGCTGGCCCGGTTTGCCGCGCGCTATTACCACCGCCGGCTCGGCGAAGTGATGCTGCCGTCGCTGCCGCCGTCGCTGCGCGAGGCCGAGCATTGGGATCGGCTGGGCCAGCGCGCCCGGACCACGCAGTATCAGGTACACGCCGACCAAGCCCAGGCGCTGGTCGAATCGGTGCCGGCCCGGGCGCGCAGCGTCCGCGCGCTGGCTGACGCGCTGTCCGCCACCGCCGGCACGCAGGATTGGGTACGCCTGGCCGACGCCCGCGCGCTGTGCACCGCCGCCCCGCAGCGGCTGGAGGAATGGCTGGCCGCCGGCTGGATCGTGTGCCGCCACGCCGACCGGCCGCTGCTGGAGCCCGACGCCAGCCGGGCCCCGTCGCCGTCGCCCGCACTCCACGCCGAGCAGCAGCAGGCGGTCGACGCCATCGGCGCCGCAGCCGGATACACAGCTTTCCTGCTCCATGGCGTGACCGGCAGCGGCAAGACCGAGGTCTACCTGCACGCCATCGCCGCCCGGCTGGCGGCCGACCCCGCGGCGCAGGTCCTCATGCTCGTGCCTGAGATCAATCTCACCCCCCAGTTGCAGGCCCGGATCGCCGAGCGCTTCCCCCACATGCCGCTGGCCGTGCTGCACAGCGGCCTGGCCGGCCAGGAGCGCAGCCTGCAATGGCTGGCCGCCCATCGTGGCGAAGCCCGCATCGTGCTGGGTACCCGCATGGCCGTGATGGCGTCGATGCCGCACCTGGCGCTGATCGTTGTGGACGAGGAGCACGACACGTCCTACAAGCAGCAGGAGGGACTGCGCTACTCCGCCCGCGACCTCGCCGTGTGGCGGGCCAACCAGCTCGGGATTCCCGTGGTGCTGGGGTCGGCCACGCCGTCGATGGAAACGTGGCAGCGGGCCGAGCAGGGCGCCTATCGCAAGCTGGTGCTGCGCGAGCGCGCGCAGGCCGATGCCGCGCTGCCCGTGGTGCGGCTGATCGATCTCAACCACGAGCGCCAGCGGCAGCGTCCGCTGTTCGAGGGGCTGTCGGTGCCGCTGCTCGATGCGATCCAGCAGCGGCTGGACCGTGGCCAGCAGAGCCTGCTGTTCCTGAACCGGCGCGGCTACGCGCCCGTGCTGGCGTGCGATAGCTGCGGCTGGCTGTCGGGCTGCCCGCGCTGCTCGGCGTACCTGGTGCTGCACCGTCCCGAGCGGCGGCTGCGCTGCCACCACTGCGGCCTCGAATCGCCGGTGCCGCACCATTGTCCCGATTGCGGAAATGTGGATATTGCGCCGCTTGGGCGCGGCACGCAGCGCATCGAGGAAGCGTTGTCCACACGTTTTCCACAGGCCCGGATCGCGCGGATCGACGCCGATTCCACGCGCCGCAAGGGCAGCGCGCAGGCCATGTTCGACGACGTGCATGCCGGCGAGGTCGACATCCTGGTGGGCACCCAGATGGTCGCCAAGGGCCACGACTTCCAGCGGGTGACGCTGGTGGGCATCGTCCACCCCGATGCGGCGATGTTCAGCCACGACTTCCGGGCCGCCGAGCACCTGTTCGCGTCGCTGATGCAGGTGTCCGGGCGCGCGGGCCGCGCCGGGCTGGGCGGCGAGGTCATGATCCAGACCCGCTATCCGGACGCCCCCGCGTTGCAGGCGCTGGCGCGGCATGACTATGATGGATTCGCGGCCAGCCAGCTGCGCGAGCGCCGGCAGGCCGGCCTGCCACCGTTTGCGTACCAGGTGCTGGTCACCGCCGAGCACGGGCAGCTGGAGCGGGCGCTGGACTTCCTGAAGGCGGCGCGCGAGCACGCCGAGTCGTGTCCGATGGCGCTGGAGGTGCAACTGCACGACCCGGTGCCGATGTCGATGGTGCGGCTGTTCAACAAGGAACGCGCCCAGATGCTGGTGGAAGCGGCGTCGCGCCCGGTGCTGCAACGCTTTGTCAGCGAGTGGGTACCCACCTTCGACGACGTCGCCACGCGGGTCAAGGGCGTCCGCTGGCAGCTCGAAATCGACCCGCTGCGCATCTGA